ACGACGAGCTGGTGGAGCGGGTCCGCACCGGGCTGGCGAGGGTCGTGGTCGGCGACCCGATCGAGGCGGCCACCACGATGGGTCCGCTGATCAGTGCGGCACAGCGAGCGAAAGTGGAGAAGCTGATCCGCTCCGGCGAACAGCAGGGCGGGCAGGTCGTCTTCGGCGGTGGGCGTCCGGCCGGCCTCGACCGCGGCTTTTTCGTGGAGCCCACGCTGTTCACCGGTATCACCAACGCGATGACGATCGCACGTACGGAAATCTTCGGCCCGGTCGGTGTCGTCATCCCGTTCCGCACCGATGACGAGGCCGTCGAGATCGCCAACGACAGCCCGTACGGTCTGTCCGGCGGCGTCTTCACCGCCGACATGGTGGCCGCGTACGACATCGCCGCCCGCCTGCGTACCGGCACGGTCACCATCAACGGCGGCAGCGCCGGGGTCTCGCCCCGTGCGGCGTTCGGGGGTTACAAGCAGAGCGGGATCGGTCGCGAGTGGGGCGAGTTCGGGCTCGACGAGTTCCTGCAAACCAAGACCATCAATTGGGCAGCGCGCTGACCAACCATGAGGCGGCTAAGCTCTCCATCGTGCCGAAGCCAGCCATCACCCGGTCTCGGATGAGCAGCGGCGCCGGCAACACCGAAACCCGGCGGGCGATCCTGGACGCGGCCGAGCGACTGTTCGCCGAGGAAGGCGTCCAAGCCGTCTCCAACCGCCAGATCGCCGCCGCCGCCGGCCGCGGCGACACATCCGTCGTCGGCTACTACTTCGAGTCGAAGGCCGACCTGGTCAGGGAGCTGCTGCGCCGCTACAACACGCGGGTCGACCTGCTGCGGGACAAGATGCTTGACCAGGTCGGCGAGTCGGAGTCGCTGCGCGACTGGATCGAATGCCTGGTCTACCCGTACACCGACATCTTCGACGCCGACGGTGTTCCCGGCTGGCATGCGCGGCTCGGCGTCCAGATCGTGGCCGACCCGACATTGCGCGACATCGCCGTACAGGAGACCAACACGGCGACCTTCCGGCGCCTGCTGCGCGGTCTCGACCGCTGCCTGCCGGAGCTGTCGCCGGAGCTGAAGCGCGAGCGTACGCGGATCGCCAGCCACGTCATCGTGCACAGCTGCGCCGACCTCGAACGCGCCATGGCAAACGGCCTGCCGCTGCCGTTTCCGTCCTGGAGCGAGTCGGCCGCGGTGATCATCGACGCGATCGTGGGATTGCTGACCGCGCCCGTGTCAGAACCGGGCCGGCGCGGCGGCTGACCGAGGGCCGGTCGCGTCGTAGAGGGCGACCGGCTCGACGACGACACACGGAGCCGGGTCGAGGATCGCGGCGTGCAGGAAGGTCTCGGCTTCGGCGGGAGTACGCGGGGTCAGCACGTTCAGGCCCGGGATCAACGCGAACCAGCGCGTACGCGCGCCGCCACGCAGGGCGTCAGCGGGCATCGGCACCCGGAAGACCGGTGAGCCGTACCCGTTAGCTCCGGGGAAAAGCGCCGCCGCATGCGCCAGCTGATCCAACGCCGGCCCGGCGATCGCCGCGACCGAAAGCTCGACGACCGGGACCATCCCCTCCAGCGCCGCGCCGACAGCGACGCCGGTCATGCCGGTCACCGGGCCGGGCAGGTTGACCACCCGGTGGCGACCGTACGTGGTCGACAGGCCGCCGGTGACTCCGTACGCGCCGCCAATCGGGTCGGCGATGTCCTGACCGAGGAGCAAAACGCGATCATCGGCGGCGAGGGCGCGACGGAGGGCCTGGTTGAGCGCATCGCGACCGGAGTACTCGCTCACCATGAGATGACCTCCTCGACCTCACGCCTGGCGGCCGACGCGATCCGCGCCAGGCTCTCCGGATCGATGCCAGTGGTCTCCCGCAGCCACCGCTCGTATCGCGGCACGGGATCCTCCGCCATGGCCATCGCCAGGTCCTCCGGCGGGATGTAGTCCGGCCCGTCCCCGGCCCGATAGCCGCCGAGCCGGAACGTCACGCACTCCACCAGCATCGGCCCGCCACCGGCCCTGGCCAAAGCGACCGCCTCGCCGACCGCCTCGCGTACGGCCACCGGGTCGTTGCCGTCAACGGTCCGTCCCGGCATCCCGTACGCCTGCGCCCGCGCCGCGATCCGGTTGATTCGCATCGTTTCCAGCACCGGGGTGTAACGGCTGTAGAGATTGTTCTGGCACAGCAGCACAAGCGGCAGCCGTTGTACGGCCGCCAGGTTCGCCGCCTCGTGGAAAGCGCCGGTGTTCGTCGCACCGTCACCAAACGACACGACCACCACCCGGTCGCTCCCGGTGACCTTCGCGGCAAGGGCCGCGCCAGCCGCCACCGGAATGCCCGCCCCCGGAGTGCCGGTGGAGAAAATGACACCGTGCGCCGGAGCCGACGCACGCGCCTCCGCGGCACCCCACTGCGCGGCCGCCAGCCGTACGACGTCTCGCAGCGGCACGCCGCAGGCGACCAGCTCATGCAGGCAGCGCCGGGTCGTGACCAGCCGGTCGCCCTCGTCCAGGGCCGCCGCGGTCCCGGCGGCGACCGCCTCCTGCCCTCGTACGGGCAGGTAGTCGGCCCCGGCCAGGGACAGGACGGCCTCCTCGCACAGCCGGGTCTTCACCATCGCCGCGTACATCGACAGCAGCGTGTCCCGGTGGTTACTCAGCAACGTGAGGACGGTCATCGGTGTGCCCCTAGGGTCTGTCTCGAAGTCCCAGGTGGATGAGAGTCGAGATCCAAACGTCGTGTGCCGGTGCCGGACGATGGCCCAAATAGCAGCGCTATGGTGGGTCATCGGCCGGTGCCGGCACGCGGCGTTTGGGCTCGGCTATCGCCGCCTGGGACTTCGAGGCAGGCCCTAGTTGGGCGACGATGTCGTCGCGCCGGATCTTGCCGGTGGGGGTACGCGGCAACTCGTCCCAGACGGCGATCCGGTCGGGGGTTTTGGAGCCGCGTACGACCTGGCGGACGCTCTCGCGAAGCTGGTCCGGGTCCAGCGAGACACCGGGCTCGGGCGCGACGACCGCCTCGATCCGCTGCCCCCACTCCTGGTCGGGGACGCCAACGACAACGGCGTCGGCAACGCCGCTCAGCCGCAGCAGCACGTCCTCGATCTCGGCGGGAGCGATGTTCTCCG
The nucleotide sequence above comes from Fodinicola acaciae. Encoded proteins:
- a CDS encoding thiamine pyrophosphate-dependent dehydrogenase E1 component subunit alpha, which encodes MTVLTLLSNHRDTLLSMYAAMVKTRLCEEAVLSLAGADYLPVRGQEAVAAGTAAALDEGDRLVTTRRCLHELVACGVPLRDVVRLAAAQWGAAEARASAPAHGVIFSTGTPGAGIPVAAGAALAAKVTGSDRVVVVSFGDGATNTGAFHEAANLAAVQRLPLVLLCQNNLYSRYTPVLETMRINRIAARAQAYGMPGRTVDGNDPVAVREAVGEAVALARAGGGPMLVECVTFRLGGYRAGDGPDYIPPEDLAMAMAEDPVPRYERWLRETTGIDPESLARIASAARREVEEVISW
- a CDS encoding TetR/AcrR family transcriptional regulator, with amino-acid sequence MPKPAITRSRMSSGAGNTETRRAILDAAERLFAEEGVQAVSNRQIAAAAGRGDTSVVGYYFESKADLVRELLRRYNTRVDLLRDKMLDQVGESESLRDWIECLVYPYTDIFDADGVPGWHARLGVQIVADPTLRDIAVQETNTATFRRLLRGLDRCLPELSPELKRERTRIASHVIVHSCADLERAMANGLPLPFPSWSESAAVIIDAIVGLLTAPVSEPGRRGG